In Dendropsophus ebraccatus isolate aDenEbr1 unplaced genomic scaffold, aDenEbr1.pat pat_scaffold_1977_ctg1, whole genome shotgun sequence, the following proteins share a genomic window:
- the LOC138775738 gene encoding protein scribble homolog yields the protein VNGVDLHNAEHHMAVEALRSSGSSVSMTVLRERMVEPENPITVTPLRPEDDYNPREKRVVVPYAEEEEEAPPTRNQRISTCLIRNDKGLGFSIAGGVGSTPYRVGDTGIFISRIAEGGAAHRDGTLQVGDRVLSINGVDMTEARHDQAVALLTSTSPTISLLVEREPPQPGAETDPRASPSLHRARPRSPPPPTETENGEGEEDGGSLRNHSTAEDEYPVEDIYLVKSGGPLGLSIVGGSDPFQPSVWNP from the exons GTGAATGGCGTGGACCTGCACAACGCTGAGCATCACATGGCGGTGGAGGCACTGCGCAGCTCCGGGAGTTCAGTCTCTATGACTGTGCTGAGGGAGCGGATGGTGGAGCCTGAGAACCCGATCACGGTGACGCCCTTACGCCCTGAAGACGATTATAATCCCCGGGAGAAACGCGTTGTTGTTCCCTAtgcggaggaagaggaggaggccccGCCCACTCGAAACCAGCGCATCTCCACCTGTCTGATCCGAAACGATAAAGGATTGGGGTTCAGCATTGCCGGGGGTGTCGGCAGCACCCCCTACAGGGTGGGAGACACA GGTATATTCATTTCCAGGATCGCTGAGGGTGGAGCCGCACACCGGGACGGAACCCTTCAAGTCGGTGACCGGGTCCTGTCT ATCAATGGGGTAGACATGACAGAAGCCAGGCATGATCAGGCAGTAGCCCTGCTTACCAGCACCTCCCCCACCATCAGTCTGCTGGTGGAGAGAGAGCCCCCCCAACCAGGGGCCGAGACAGACCCGAGAGCATCACCCTCCCTGCACAGAGCCCGACCTCGCTCCCCACCGCCCCCTACAGAGACTGAGAATGGAGAGGGCGAGGAGGACGGCGGATCCCTGCGCAACCACAGCACTGCCGAAGACGAGTATCCCGTCGAG GACATCTATCTGGTGAAGTCTGGCGGACCCCTGGGCCTCAGCATAGTGGGGGGCAGCGACCCATTCCAGCCATCCGTTTGGAATCCATGA